One segment of Capnocytophaga sp. oral taxon 878 DNA contains the following:
- a CDS encoding S46 family peptidase has translation MKKISMTVLALLLLVPMARANEGMWFLMFIERLNQRDMQKLGLQLTAQEIYSINNNSLKDAIVQFNGGCTASIISKDGLVLTNHHCGYGNIAQLSTPENNHLRDGFWARSHAEELSPKQSFVRFFVRMDNVTERMLSVVNPTMSEKEREVALNKEMAKIEKENSEGGKYVVSVRPFFQGNEYYYFVYQDFKDVRLVGTPPESIGKFGGDTDNWEWPRQTGDFSLFRVYTDKDGNAASYSPNNIPLKAKRYLKVSLKGVQDKDFAMIMGYPGRTNRWESSYWVDQNVKYAYPAWVEASKTAMDAMKRFMDKDDAVRLLYASQYSSIANYWKNRQGMIDALSAHKTANKKRKAEAKFAKWAKKAENKAEYGDVLNTLATYFEKTNTQSADENYLGILWRASFFIKIPTRYVNLVTDAKRGGMRNDELEKRVDNLLTEYDKVNLDVEKAILADMLKLYANKGTDVPSELKAIKAQYNGDFNKFVEDIFAKSMYRSKETAKEAVFPKNNIYQTEEEMIATLASDPILALSIPLFANYRNPSEEQIKLEDAYGKAYRKFVQGMRNSKASNILYPDANSTLRLTYGTVKPLKADKRNPDAKKNFYTTFNTLIAKYKKGDAEFDMPQRMLDLYQKKEYGRYADKDGSMRVNFLSNNDITGGNSGSPVMNGKGELIGLAFDGNIEAMAGDVIFDKQLQRTINVDIRYVLWVIDIYAGAKNIIEEIEVMQ, from the coding sequence ATGAAGAAAATCAGTATGACAGTATTGGCTCTGTTGCTGCTTGTCCCTATGGCAAGAGCCAATGAAGGGATGTGGTTTTTGATGTTCATTGAACGCCTAAACCAGAGGGATATGCAGAAATTGGGCTTGCAGCTTACGGCTCAGGAAATCTATAGCATCAATAACAATAGCTTAAAAGATGCGATAGTACAATTTAATGGAGGCTGTACAGCAAGTATTATCTCAAAAGATGGTTTAGTACTTACCAACCACCACTGCGGTTATGGGAACATAGCACAGCTATCGACTCCTGAGAACAATCACCTACGAGATGGTTTTTGGGCGCGTTCGCACGCTGAAGAGTTATCGCCAAAACAATCGTTTGTACGCTTTTTTGTGCGTATGGATAATGTGACAGAGCGTATGCTATCGGTAGTGAACCCTACGATGAGCGAAAAAGAACGCGAAGTGGCTTTGAATAAAGAAATGGCTAAGATAGAAAAAGAAAATAGTGAGGGAGGGAAATATGTAGTATCGGTACGCCCTTTCTTTCAAGGAAATGAATATTATTACTTTGTATATCAAGACTTTAAAGATGTGCGCCTAGTAGGTACTCCTCCTGAAAGTATTGGTAAATTTGGCGGTGATACTGATAACTGGGAATGGCCCCGCCAAACAGGTGATTTTTCTCTTTTCCGTGTATATACTGACAAAGATGGGAATGCAGCGTCTTACTCTCCAAATAATATTCCGCTAAAAGCAAAACGCTATCTAAAAGTGAGTCTAAAGGGCGTACAAGATAAGGATTTTGCTATGATTATGGGTTACCCAGGACGTACTAACCGCTGGGAAAGTTCATATTGGGTAGATCAAAACGTTAAGTATGCTTATCCGGCGTGGGTAGAAGCCTCTAAAACAGCTATGGATGCTATGAAACGTTTTATGGATAAAGATGATGCTGTACGCTTACTATACGCTTCACAATACTCAAGTATTGCTAATTATTGGAAGAACCGCCAAGGGATGATTGATGCCCTTAGCGCTCATAAAACAGCTAATAAGAAGCGTAAAGCTGAAGCAAAATTTGCTAAATGGGCAAAGAAAGCTGAGAATAAAGCTGAATATGGCGATGTGCTTAACACTTTGGCTACTTACTTTGAGAAAACTAATACCCAATCGGCAGATGAGAACTATTTGGGTATACTGTGGCGTGCTTCTTTCTTTATAAAAATACCTACACGCTATGTAAATTTAGTAACAGATGCTAAAAGAGGTGGTATGCGTAATGACGAATTAGAGAAAAGAGTGGATAACCTACTTACAGAATACGACAAAGTAAACTTGGATGTAGAAAAGGCTATCCTTGCCGATATGCTAAAACTGTATGCTAACAAAGGTACTGATGTTCCTTCGGAATTAAAAGCTATTAAAGCACAATACAATGGTGATTTCAATAAGTTTGTAGAAGATATTTTTGCAAAAAGTATGTACCGCAGCAAAGAAACTGCTAAAGAGGCTGTTTTCCCTAAAAACAATATCTATCAAACTGAAGAAGAGATGATTGCAACTTTGGCAAGTGACCCTATTTTGGCACTTTCTATTCCTCTTTTTGCTAATTATCGTAACCCTTCGGAAGAGCAAATTAAGTTAGAAGATGCTTATGGCAAGGCTTATAGGAAATTTGTACAAGGTATGCGTAACTCTAAAGCAAGTAACATACTCTATCCTGATGCTAACTCTACTTTACGCTTGACATACGGTACTGTAAAACCATTAAAAGCAGACAAGCGCAACCCTGATGCTAAGAAGAATTTCTATACTACTTTCAATACTTTGATAGCAAAATACAAGAAAGGAGATGCTGAATTTGATATGCCGCAACGTATGCTTGACCTTTACCAAAAGAAAGAGTATGGTAGATATGCGGATAAAGACGGCTCTATGCGTGTAAACTTCTTGAGCAACAATGATATTACAGGGGGTAACTCGGGCTCGCCAGTAATGAATGGCAAAGGAGAGCTTATAGGGCTTGCTTTTGACGGTAATATTGAAGCTATGGCAGGGGATGTTATCTTTGATAAACAACTGCAACGCACTATTAATGTGGATATTCGTTATGTGCTTTGGGTAATAGATATTTATGCTGGAGCAAAGAATATTATTGAAGAAATAGAAGTAATGCAGTAA
- a CDS encoding MATE family efflux transporter: protein MFLSSYTKEFRYNLKIAYPIILGMLGHTLVGVIDNLMVGKVGTTELGAAALGNTAIFIAMSFAIGFSVASTSLVAMADEAGDKATAQQVMNHGMVLNSVLGVVLFLLMFTVEPVMRATGQKEDVIALAVPYTHLVAFSLIPLGVFSTFKQFADGLSMTKQAMYVTLLANLVNIFLNYLFIYGNWGCPKLGVMGAGIGTLVSRIIMPIMLFFMMKNLQKSREYVMNISFKNLQKSMFKKISNIGLPTGMQMIFETGIFTAAIWISGALSKEDLSANQIALNLSSLTFMVANGLGITAMIRIGNQLGARNYANLRRVAISVFLLVLCTQVFFAILLAVLRNWVPSLYLDMNTTDIEKIAENTLVINEAAKLLLIAAIFQISDGLQVTALGALRGVQDAKVPMYITFVSYWLIAFPILYILGIHTSLGTMGIWIGLLIGLTAAAVCLLYRFNRISLRLIANRHKDN from the coding sequence ATGTTTTTATCAAGTTATACAAAAGAATTTAGATATAACCTTAAAATTGCTTACCCTATAATACTGGGGATGTTAGGGCATACCCTTGTAGGAGTGATTGACAACCTAATGGTAGGGAAAGTAGGTACTACTGAACTGGGTGCTGCGGCTTTGGGTAATACGGCTATATTTATTGCCATGTCGTTTGCAATAGGTTTCTCGGTAGCAAGTACTTCATTGGTAGCAATGGCTGACGAAGCTGGCGATAAAGCTACCGCCCAACAGGTAATGAATCACGGAATGGTATTAAACTCTGTTCTGGGAGTGGTGTTATTTTTACTAATGTTCACTGTAGAACCTGTAATGCGTGCTACTGGACAGAAAGAAGATGTTATAGCTTTGGCTGTACCTTACACCCACTTAGTAGCTTTTTCATTAATCCCGCTGGGAGTATTTAGTACTTTTAAGCAATTTGCTGATGGCCTATCAATGACTAAGCAGGCTATGTATGTTACCTTATTGGCGAACTTGGTAAACATTTTTTTAAACTATCTATTTATCTATGGGAATTGGGGCTGCCCTAAATTAGGTGTAATGGGAGCTGGAATAGGCACCTTAGTATCACGGATAATAATGCCTATAATGCTGTTTTTTATGATGAAGAACCTGCAGAAATCACGTGAATATGTGATGAATATCAGCTTTAAGAATCTGCAGAAATCAATGTTTAAGAAAATTAGTAATATAGGTTTGCCTACGGGTATGCAGATGATATTTGAGACTGGTATTTTTACGGCAGCTATCTGGATAAGTGGTGCCCTTAGCAAGGAAGACTTATCGGCTAACCAAATAGCGTTAAACCTATCAAGCTTAACTTTTATGGTTGCTAATGGCTTGGGTATTACAGCTATGATACGTATTGGCAATCAGTTAGGGGCTAGGAATTACGCTAACCTACGTAGGGTGGCAATTTCGGTATTCCTTTTAGTGCTTTGTACGCAAGTATTTTTTGCAATTCTGCTAGCTGTGCTGCGCAATTGGGTGCCTTCCTTATATCTGGATATGAATACTACTGATATAGAAAAAATTGCTGAAAATACCTTAGTGATAAATGAAGCAGCAAAACTGTTGTTAATAGCTGCTATTTTCCAAATATCAGATGGGCTACAGGTAACGGCTTTGGGGGCTTTGCGTGGAGTACAAGATGCCAAAGTGCCTATGTATATAACCTTTGTATCCTATTGGCTGATAGCTTTCCCGATACTATACATATTAGGTATTCATACATCGTTGGGGACTATGGGTATTTGGATTGGGTTACTTATAGGACTTACTGCAGCAGCAGTGTGCTTGCTATATAGGTTTAACCGGATTAGCTTACGCCTGATAGCAAATAGACATAAAGATAATTAG
- the ychF gene encoding redox-regulated ATPase YchF, translating into MKAGIVGLPNVGKSTLFNCLSNAKAQSANFPFCTIEPNLGVVNVPDPRLEKLETLVKPERVLPATVEIVDIAGLVKGASKGEGLGNQFLGNIRECNAIIHVLRCFENDNIVHVDGSVNPIRDKETIDIELQLKDLETVEKRLEKVTRAAKAGDKKAAKEMDLLNRVKDALLTGVSARAIQVNEEEKELLESFQLLTTKPVLYVCNVDEKSAKNGNTYVEQVREAVKDEEAEVIVLAVATEADITELESYEERQMFLEDIGLDEPGASKLIRAAYHLLNLQTYFTAGVKEVRAWTIHKGDTAPQAAGVIHTDFEKGFIRAEVIAYDDFITFGSETKVKEAGKMRVEGKEYIVKDGDIMHFRFNV; encoded by the coding sequence ATGAAAGCAGGAATAGTAGGACTACCAAATGTAGGTAAGTCGACTTTATTTAATTGTTTATCAAATGCGAAAGCACAAAGTGCAAACTTTCCTTTTTGTACTATTGAGCCAAACTTAGGGGTAGTGAATGTACCTGACCCTCGTTTGGAAAAACTTGAAACCCTTGTGAAACCTGAACGTGTACTACCAGCTACTGTAGAGATTGTAGATATTGCTGGATTGGTAAAAGGGGCAAGTAAAGGAGAAGGCTTAGGAAACCAATTTTTGGGTAATATACGTGAATGTAATGCTATTATACACGTATTACGCTGTTTTGAGAATGACAATATCGTACACGTGGATGGGAGTGTGAACCCGATACGTGATAAGGAAACTATAGACATAGAACTACAACTAAAAGACCTTGAAACTGTAGAAAAACGATTAGAGAAAGTAACTCGTGCTGCCAAAGCAGGCGACAAGAAGGCTGCTAAGGAAATGGACTTACTAAACCGTGTAAAAGATGCCCTACTTACTGGTGTATCGGCACGTGCTATACAAGTAAATGAAGAAGAAAAGGAACTATTGGAGAGCTTCCAGTTACTTACTACTAAACCTGTACTATACGTATGCAATGTAGATGAAAAATCGGCTAAAAATGGTAATACTTATGTAGAACAAGTGAGAGAAGCTGTAAAAGATGAAGAAGCAGAAGTAATTGTACTAGCTGTAGCTACTGAGGCTGATATTACAGAGTTAGAGAGCTATGAAGAGCGCCAAATGTTTTTGGAAGATATAGGCCTAGATGAGCCAGGAGCTTCTAAACTAATACGTGCTGCTTATCACTTACTAAACTTACAAACTTATTTTACTGCAGGAGTAAAAGAAGTACGTGCTTGGACAATACATAAGGGCGATACAGCTCCGCAAGCTGCAGGTGTTATTCATACCGACTTTGAAAAAGGTTTTATACGTGCTGAAGTAATTGCTTATGATGACTTTATAACATTTGGCAGCGAAACCAAAGTAAAAGAAGCTGGTAAAATGCGTGTAGAAGGTAAAGAATACATAGTGAAAGACGGTGATATTATGCATTTCCGTTTCAATGTATAA
- the tpiA gene encoding triose-phosphate isomerase yields MRKKIVAGNWKMNNDLNKSLALISDLLKKVPQTEAEVMIAPTFVNLIPAVEAVKGSHIEVIAQNMHFAENGAYTGEISAEMLGSIGVKTTILGHSERRAYFNETDESLAKKVDTALKHNMRVVFCIGEELAERKANKHFDVVGSQIKKGLFHLPAEAWQHVVLAYEPVWAIGTGETATPEQAQEIHHFIRKTIAEKYGKEVADKVSILYGGSVKPDNAKEIFAKEDVDGGLIGGAALKAEDFVSIIKSI; encoded by the coding sequence ATGAGAAAAAAAATTGTAGCAGGAAACTGGAAAATGAACAACGACCTTAACAAATCGTTGGCTCTTATTTCTGACCTTTTGAAAAAAGTACCTCAAACTGAGGCTGAAGTAATGATAGCCCCTACTTTTGTAAACCTTATACCAGCAGTAGAAGCTGTAAAAGGTAGCCACATTGAAGTAATTGCCCAAAATATGCACTTTGCTGAAAATGGTGCTTATACTGGAGAAATTTCGGCTGAAATGTTGGGTAGTATAGGTGTAAAGACTACTATCTTAGGACACTCTGAACGTCGTGCTTATTTTAACGAAACAGATGAGAGCCTAGCTAAGAAAGTAGATACTGCCTTAAAACACAATATGCGTGTGGTATTCTGTATAGGAGAAGAATTGGCAGAGCGCAAAGCTAACAAGCACTTTGATGTAGTAGGTAGCCAAATAAAGAAAGGATTATTCCACTTACCAGCTGAGGCTTGGCAACACGTAGTGCTAGCTTATGAGCCTGTATGGGCTATAGGTACTGGTGAAACAGCTACCCCTGAACAAGCACAAGAAATTCACCACTTTATTCGCAAGACTATTGCTGAGAAATACGGCAAAGAGGTAGCTGATAAAGTATCTATCTTGTACGGAGGTAGTGTAAAACCTGATAATGCAAAAGAAATCTTCGCTAAGGAAGATGTAGATGGCGGACTTATAGGGGGTGCAGCCCTTAAAGCAGAGGACTTTGTAAGCATTATCAAGAGTATTTAA
- the hemE gene encoding uroporphyrinogen decarboxylase, translated as MLQNDLLLRVLDGEVTERPPVWMMRQAGRYLPEFRALRDKYDFFTRCQTPELAAEITVQPVDIVGVDAAILFSDILVVPQAMNIPFEMKKGVGPWLEKPVRTANDVAQVIVPNIEERLGYVMEAIKLTKEMLNNRVPLIGFAGSPWTILCYTVEGSGSRDYTTAKEFCFTQPELAHQLLQKITDTTILYLKEKVKAGVDAVQLFDSWGGVLSADDYRNFSWQYLNQIVEALAPLTRVIVFAKGCWFGLPEMAASKAAALGVDWTCAPEIARELTGHKKVLQGNFDPSRLLAPRAEIKKKVKEMITAFGKEHYIANLGHGILPNVPVENAIAFVEAVKSF; from the coding sequence ATGTTACAAAACGATTTATTACTAAGAGTACTTGATGGTGAGGTGACTGAGCGTCCGCCAGTGTGGATGATGCGCCAAGCAGGGCGTTACCTACCGGAATTTAGAGCGTTACGCGATAAGTACGACTTCTTTACCCGTTGCCAGACGCCTGAGTTGGCTGCTGAAATTACTGTGCAGCCAGTGGATATAGTAGGTGTAGATGCTGCTATCTTATTTTCGGATATACTGGTAGTGCCACAGGCTATGAATATTCCTTTTGAGATGAAAAAAGGAGTAGGGCCTTGGCTAGAAAAACCTGTACGTACTGCTAATGATGTGGCACAAGTAATAGTGCCTAATATAGAAGAACGCTTGGGTTATGTGATGGAAGCTATAAAACTCACTAAAGAGATGCTTAACAACCGTGTGCCGCTTATAGGGTTTGCGGGTTCGCCGTGGACTATACTATGTTATACAGTGGAAGGCTCGGGATCACGTGATTATACCACTGCTAAAGAGTTTTGCTTTACACAGCCAGAGCTTGCGCACCAGCTATTGCAAAAGATTACTGATACGACTATACTTTATCTGAAAGAAAAAGTAAAAGCAGGTGTAGATGCTGTACAGCTGTTTGATAGCTGGGGTGGTGTACTATCGGCGGATGATTACCGCAACTTCTCGTGGCAGTATTTGAACCAAATAGTGGAAGCCTTGGCCCCTCTTACTAGGGTGATTGTATTTGCTAAAGGTTGCTGGTTTGGCTTACCTGAAATGGCTGCAAGCAAAGCTGCTGCGCTAGGAGTAGACTGGACGTGTGCTCCTGAAATAGCTCGTGAGCTTACTGGACACAAAAAGGTATTACAAGGGAACTTTGACCCTTCACGGCTTTTGGCTCCTCGTGCTGAAATTAAGAAGAAAGTAAAGGAGATGATTACTGCTTTTGGCAAAGAGCATTATATAGCTAACTTAGGACATGGTATTTTACCTAATGTGCCTGTGGAAAATGCTATTGCCTTTGTGGAGGCTGTGAAGAGCTTTTAG
- a CDS encoding lipoprotein signal peptidase, with protein sequence MKLRYATFIILLVLIIDQWSKIYIKTHFIHDETIKVFSWFHIHFVENEGAAWGTKIPGKYGKLILTLFRIGAVIGIGYWLVSAVKKQQSKILIICISLILAGALGNIIDSVFYGVIFDHSFGNVATLFSDNPYGTLLHGMVVDMFYFPLIDTTLPSWVPIWGGERFRFFEPIFNVADSAICIAVGLMIIYHKKIFPKE encoded by the coding sequence ATGAAATTAAGATATGCGACCTTCATTATCCTATTGGTATTGATTATTGACCAATGGAGTAAAATATATATAAAAACACACTTTATTCACGATGAGACTATTAAGGTTTTTAGCTGGTTTCACATTCACTTTGTAGAAAATGAGGGGGCTGCTTGGGGGACTAAAATACCTGGTAAATACGGTAAACTTATTTTGACATTGTTCCGTATTGGGGCTGTGATAGGGATAGGATATTGGTTGGTATCGGCAGTTAAGAAGCAACAATCTAAGATATTGATTATTTGTATATCGCTTATTTTGGCTGGTGCTTTGGGGAACATTATAGACTCGGTGTTTTACGGTGTTATTTTTGATCATAGTTTTGGTAATGTTGCTACTCTTTTCTCGGATAATCCGTATGGTACGCTGTTACACGGGATGGTAGTGGATATGTTTTATTTTCCTCTTATAGACACTACTTTACCGAGCTGGGTTCCTATATGGGGAGGGGAACGTTTTCGTTTTTTTGAACCTATTTTTAACGTGGCAGACTCGGCTATATGCATTGCAGTGGGGCTGATGATTATATACCACAAAAAGATTTTCCCAAAAGAATAA
- a CDS encoding DNA mismatch repair protein MutS: MNTKTLEDLEFYTVLTQLSDLCLTELGKKYALRIEPFKNKENLLLALRQTNEYNSSFDNNNVIPSHFCENISHEIKLLAIENALLEIGSIRKIHRISEVTNTHILFFRKFKDLYPTLFETADSITYTNEVVNAIDKVLDKYGEIKSEASATLANIRREISALKGKINESFNRALAEYNTADLLDDIRETVVENRRVLAVKAMYRRKVQGTVLGSSKTGSIVYIEPRQTELYTRELTNLLYDEKEEIQRILRELTAFISQFVELLKDYQRYITAIDIIYAKAKYAYLMNALLPEIGEERVLLLRDAYHPLLLLNNNKKGVTTYPQTIELNDEKRIIVISGPNAGGKSITLKTIGLLQLMLQSGMLVPVHHRSKMCLFERILTDIGDNQSIENHLSTYSYRLKNMNYFLRKCNAHTLFLIDEFGTGSDPELGGALAEIFLEEFYHRKAFGVITTHYTNLKMLADELPHATNANMLFNDKTLEPIYKLIIGEAGSSFTFEVAQKNGIPFSLINRAKKKIEKGKVRFDATIAKLQKERSRMEKTAETLKDKEVKAREEAKRLEELNDKVKSKLVNYQELYDQSQRMITLGTRVDQLAERYFYDGKRRPLIAEILRLIETENAKRKQVTKEERTKQKEEKKATVEEVHKQIETIRQQRKEEKKERIAQERAEKEKLQRTLAIGDRVRIKDSRSVGSIDKIEKGKAVINYGAFTTSVALEELELVQKMR; this comes from the coding sequence ATGAACACAAAGACACTGGAAGACTTAGAGTTTTATACGGTACTTACTCAGCTATCAGACCTCTGCCTTACGGAGCTAGGCAAGAAATATGCTTTGCGTATTGAGCCTTTTAAAAATAAAGAGAATTTGTTATTGGCTTTGCGCCAAACAAATGAGTATAATTCTTCATTTGATAACAATAATGTTATTCCTTCACATTTTTGCGAGAATATAAGCCACGAAATTAAGCTATTGGCTATTGAAAATGCTTTGCTTGAGATAGGCAGTATTAGGAAAATACACCGGATATCGGAGGTTACTAATACACATATTCTTTTCTTCAGGAAATTTAAAGACCTCTACCCTACCCTTTTTGAAACTGCTGATAGCATTACATACACTAATGAGGTGGTGAATGCTATTGACAAGGTATTGGATAAATACGGTGAGATTAAGAGTGAGGCTTCGGCTACCTTGGCGAATATACGTAGGGAGATAAGTGCTTTGAAGGGGAAGATAAACGAAAGTTTTAACCGTGCTTTGGCTGAATACAACACTGCTGACCTTTTGGATGATATACGAGAAACAGTAGTGGAAAATAGGCGTGTACTAGCGGTAAAAGCTATGTATCGCAGGAAAGTACAAGGGACAGTATTGGGTAGCTCTAAAACTGGTAGCATTGTATATATAGAGCCGCGACAGACTGAGCTATACACCCGTGAACTTACTAACTTACTGTACGACGAGAAGGAAGAAATACAACGCATACTGCGAGAACTTACAGCTTTTATCAGTCAGTTTGTAGAATTATTGAAAGATTACCAAAGGTATATTACAGCTATTGATATTATCTACGCTAAAGCTAAGTATGCTTACCTTATGAACGCTCTGCTTCCTGAAATAGGAGAAGAACGGGTGCTGCTATTGCGTGATGCTTATCACCCATTATTACTGCTGAATAACAATAAAAAAGGGGTTACTACTTACCCACAGACTATAGAACTGAATGATGAAAAGCGCATTATTGTAATTTCGGGACCTAATGCTGGAGGAAAAAGTATTACCCTAAAAACTATAGGACTACTACAACTAATGCTACAGAGTGGGATGCTGGTGCCTGTGCATCACCGCTCAAAGATGTGTTTGTTTGAACGTATTTTGACAGATATAGGGGATAACCAATCAATAGAGAACCACCTAAGTACTTATAGCTACCGGCTAAAGAATATGAATTATTTTTTGCGGAAGTGCAATGCCCATACACTGTTTTTGATAGATGAGTTTGGTACAGGTAGTGACCCTGAATTAGGAGGAGCTTTGGCAGAAATATTTTTAGAAGAGTTTTATCATAGGAAAGCGTTTGGGGTTATTACAACCCATTACACTAACTTAAAAATGCTAGCCGATGAGTTGCCTCACGCCACTAATGCCAATATGCTATTTAATGATAAGACCTTAGAACCTATTTACAAGCTTATTATAGGAGAGGCAGGAAGTTCATTTACCTTTGAAGTAGCACAGAAAAATGGTATACCATTTAGCCTTATTAATAGGGCAAAAAAGAAGATAGAGAAGGGTAAAGTACGTTTTGATGCTACTATTGCTAAATTACAGAAGGAACGGTCACGTATGGAAAAGACTGCTGAAACCCTTAAAGATAAAGAAGTAAAAGCCCGTGAAGAAGCTAAGCGATTGGAAGAACTAAATGATAAAGTAAAGAGTAAACTGGTAAACTACCAAGAGCTATATGACCAGAGCCAACGCATGATTACCTTGGGTACAAGAGTAGACCAACTGGCAGAACGTTACTTTTATGATGGGAAACGCAGGCCTCTTATAGCTGAAATCTTAAGACTTATAGAAACTGAGAATGCCAAACGCAAGCAAGTAACTAAAGAAGAACGCACCAAACAGAAAGAAGAGAAAAAAGCTACTGTAGAGGAAGTACATAAACAAATAGAAACAATACGGCAGCAGCGCAAAGAAGAAAAGAAAGAGCGCATAGCACAAGAACGCGCCGAAAAAGAGAAACTACAACGTACCCTTGCTATAGGTGACCGTGTACGGATAAAAGACAGCCGTAGTGTAGGTAGCATAGATAAAATAGAAAAAGGCAAAGCTGTTATCAACTATGGAGCTTTTACTACTTCGGTTGCTTTGGAAGAGCTGGAGCTAGTGCAGAAGATGAGATAG
- a CDS encoding trans-aconitate 2-methyltransferase: MNPPVENMSLLGELLRCPTGEKSIAVGNYMFEQNFEMIQQTLSSLSLSSHSHILEIGFGNGKHLPYLFAQAEHLQYVGLETSAAMLSEASTYNAVRVQLQQASFLQVTADKLPSFTHLFDVCFMVNTIYFITNLQQYLTHLRSFLAPQATLALTFIDQAIGLKLPFAQQVFHFYHPDEVVLLLNQIGFTSVTAQPFQQEMCTAKGKKITRYYWVVTGVNSISSSALAPALPKQPK, encoded by the coding sequence ATGAATCCTCCTGTTGAAAATATGTCTCTTTTGGGTGAATTATTGCGCTGTCCCACAGGCGAAAAATCCATAGCTGTAGGTAATTATATGTTTGAGCAAAACTTTGAAATGATACAACAAACGCTCTCTAGCCTGTCTCTTTCTTCTCATAGTCATATCTTAGAAATTGGCTTTGGTAATGGCAAGCACTTACCCTATTTATTTGCACAAGCAGAGCATTTGCAGTATGTAGGCTTAGAAACTTCTGCAGCTATGCTTTCCGAAGCCTCTACTTATAATGCTGTAAGAGTACAATTGCAACAAGCATCTTTTCTCCAAGTAACCGCTGATAAGCTTCCTTCCTTTACCCATCTTTTTGATGTCTGTTTTATGGTAAATACCATTTATTTCATTACGAATTTGCAACAGTATCTCACACATCTGCGCTCTTTTCTTGCTCCTCAAGCTACTCTTGCCCTTACTTTTATTGATCAGGCTATCGGTCTCAAATTACCTTTTGCGCAACAAGTCTTTCACTTCTACCATCCCGATGAGGTAGTTTTATTACTCAATCAAATAGGTTTTACTTCAGTTACAGCCCAGCCTTTTCAGCAAGAAATGTGCACTGCCAAAGGCAAAAAAATAACCCGCTACTACTGGGTAGTAACGGGCGTAAATTCTATCTCATCTTCTGCACTAGCTCCAGCTCTTCCAAAGCAACCGAAGTAG